From a region of the Mytilus galloprovincialis chromosome 3, xbMytGall1.hap1.1, whole genome shotgun sequence genome:
- the LOC143069016 gene encoding carnitine O-palmitoyltransferase 1, liver isoform-like has product MPSPAIAPFLGATGRMMQYRKYSEASAVGFLSAILFTVFSDPVRSYVDFGEKWLELSGLPYQMNTALLGFIVGFGTVRILLLMRLQLFKMLLNYRGWMHNPKSTTTKMWGLMLNGMRGKGNFPTYYFQEVLPKLPVPDLNTSCDRFLASMRPILSDDDYRNLMTEVIDFKEKDGPILQSYLLQRATRTNNWLTDIWLNLAYLSSRKPIAVNVNCYATDRLNIPSTKQKARGATLIHWILRFHEQLQDETLKPQYMQDMIPMCMESYKTQFSTVRVPCPGIDRLDTYKDSNYIIITRRGLYYKLEVKAPDNDGKDRLLTVSEIYSILEKIFEETEASEECHQVSIFTTQDRNTWAQNRVKLMENPTNKESLHTVEAAITVFSFDDEKPSSIDENGLFTLCGNGTNRWNDKSLTFAIFSNGVVGVNAEHTAGDATLPGRMWEFFMQSEMYTAEGSIISEQTRKKKLPVPQKINWDLKYMDSELETAKEHFRKLSHSFELVVSSPEYGKGFIKKKRMSPDGYIQMVLQLAYYKLYQKVPKTYESASTRIFSEGRTETIRPVSEYSAQFVKSMLSESATREQKLMLLRKAVQYQTQIKMDACCGLGWDRHLLGLFACCQELKRTPPALFMDKNFFAPDVLSTSQTPTNYTNKWTMETSCMGGGFFATNYEGYGVSYMIYGEDLIKFHVSCNTNCPTTSAAKMSDAINEAMNEMREICS; this is encoded by the exons ATGCCTAGTCCAGCAATAGCACCGTTTCTTGGGGCCACTGGAAGAATGATGCAGTATAGAAAATACAGTGAAGCTTCAGCAGTTGGCTTTTTATCCGCAATATTATTTACAGTTTTCTCTGATCCAGTCAGAAGTTACGTTGATTTTGGCGAAAAATGGCTAGAACTGTCTGGGTTGCCTTATCAGATGAATACAGCATTGCTGGGTTTTATTGTTGGTTTTGGCACTGTGAGGATACTGCTATTGATGCGGCTACAGCTTTTCAAAATGTTGTTGAACTATCGTGGCTGGATGCATAACCCTAAATCAACCACAACAAAA aTGTGGGGTCTTATGTTAAATGGTATGAGAGGCAAGGGAAACTTCCCAACATATTACTTCCAAGAGGTGTTACCAAAATTACCAGTACCAGACCTAAATACATCATGTGACAG atttcttGCATCCATGAGACCCATACTGTCTGATGATGACTACAGAAATTTAATGACAGAAGTTattgattttaaagaaaaagatggaccaattttacagagttatcttttACAAAG GGCAACAAGAACAAATAATTGGTTAACAGATATATGGCTGAATCTAGCATACTTATCTAGTCGCAAGCCTATAGCAG ttaATGTGAACTGTTATGCCACAGACAGACTTAACATACCAAGTACAAAACAGAAGGCAAGAGGAGCTACCCTAATACACTGGATTCTCAG ATTCCATGAACAATTACAAGATGAAACATTGAAACCACAATACATGCAGGACATGATCCCAATGTGtatggaaagttataa AACACAATTCAGTACAGTTAGAGTTCCATGTCCTGGGATAGACAGATTGGATACGTACAAAGATTCTAATTACATTATAATTACAAG GAGAGGATTATATTATAAGTTAGAAGTGAAGGCACCTGACAATGATGGAAAAGACAGATTATTGACAGTATCTgaaatatattcaatattagagaaaatatttgaagaaacaGAAG CTTCGGAAGAATGCCACCAGGTGTCTATATTTACCACACAGGATAGAAACACATGGGCACAG AATCGTGTAAAATTAATGGAAAATCCTACAAATAAAGAAAGTTTACATACAGTAGAAGCTGCAATAACTGTGTTCTCTTTTGATGACGAAAAACCATCA TCCATTGATGAAAATGGTTTATTTACTTTATGTGGAAATGGAACAAACAG ATGGAATGATAAATCGTTGACATTTGCTATATTTTCTAATGGAGTTGTTGGTGTAAATGCTGAACATACAGCTGGGGATGCAACC TTACCCGGGAGAATGTGGGAATTTTTTATGCAAAGTGAGATGTATACAGCTGAAGGAAGCATCATCAGTGAACAAACCAGAAAGAAGAAACTTCCTGTCCctcaaaa aataAATTGGGATTTGAAATACATGGACTCAGAGCTAGAAACTGCAAAGGAACACTTCAGAAAATTG AGTCACAGTTTTGAACTTGTTGTATCGTCACCAGAATATGGGAAAGGATTtatcaaaaagaaaagaatgagTCCTGATGGATATATACAG ATGGTACTGCAGTTAGCCTATTACAAGTTATATCAGAAAGTACCAAAAACATATGAATCTGCATCAACAAg GATATTTTCTGAAGGAAGAACAGAGACAATCCGTCCAGTTTCAGAATACTCAGCGCAGTTTGTGAAAAGTATGTTGAGCGAGTCAGCAACACGTGAACAAAAACTCATGCTTCTGAGAAAAGCTGTTCAATATCAAACTCAAATTAAAATGGATGCCTGCTGCGGATTAGGATGGGATCGCCATCTACTGGGATTATTTGCCTGCTGTCAGGAATTGAAGCGTACACCTCCTGCACTCTTTATGGACAAG aatttttttgcACCTGATGTTTTGAGTACATCCCAGACCCCAACCAATTACACAAACAAATGGACCATGGAAACATCCTGCATGGGAGGTGGATTCTTTGCTACTAATTATGAAGGCTATGGTGTATCCTATATGATATATGGAGAAGATCTCA taaaattccATGTATCATGTAACACAAACTGTCCAACTACGTCAGCAGCCAAGATGTCTGATGCAATAAATGAAGCCATGAATGAGATGAGAGAGATTTGTTCGTAG